In Rhineura floridana isolate rRhiFlo1 chromosome 6, rRhiFlo1.hap2, whole genome shotgun sequence, one genomic interval encodes:
- the DCLRE1B gene encoding 5' exonuclease Apollo isoform X1, with amino-acid sequence MNGTLIADTPIAVDFWNIRKAGQARLFFLSHMHTDHTVGLSSTWNRPIYCSSVTGQILHLRLKVAERWIRPLEVGESHVMALDEVGRETMTVTLIDANHCPGSVMFLFEGYFGAILYTGDFRYTPSMQQETALKNSKLINSLYLDNTNCHPKIIIPSRQNATEQIKEVIKAHPHHLVKIGTYSLGKESLLVELAQEFHTWIVVSPQKLELMKLLEMEDVFTSEKGAGWIHAVDFSEIRQATMISWNQSHPTIAILPTSRPVKINHPDVHVVPYSDHSSFQELLEFVAWIKPCSIIPVVKQEVCQIYFQQYLRSKSYSVLESKVPYSVKRFMQKQNHNNWERPSKLLKLTTCHHVPRGVWFDSPEKCTSESENDCDAEVSQQSCPEPTEKSKDECVGKEMKEIMGEPKNLESQRAIKSESMTSSKHELKGSVVNQCQTMTLTNTHWYERDARSISKRSPCSSAKSDCLGQLALENHAPSTSTHAVQTDTDDTSASPADVTFQLVGEQTSQGLLQEYDLSPLSTPKQWSLQNFDWQVEKYLKRGKGPKCMEEGAGQICTWEKGKSETLKQVSQQVSME; translated from the exons ATGAATGGGACTCTCATCGCAGACACACCTATTGCAGTGGATTTTTGGAATATCAGAAAAGCTGGGCAGGCTCGCTTGTTCTTTCTTTCTCACATGCACACTGACCATACAGTGGGGCTTTCTAGCACCTGGAACCGACCTATTTATTGTTCTTCTGTTACTGGTCAAATCCTGCATCTTAGACTGAAG GTGGCTGAGCGATGGATCCGCCCTCTGGAAGTGGGAGAGAGCCATGTCATGGCCTTGGATGAAGTGGGCAGGGAGACCATGACAGTGACCTTGATAGATGCTAACCACTGTCCTGGTTCTGTCATGTTCCTCTTTGAAGGTTACTTTGGTGCCATCCTCTACACAG GTGATTTCCGTTACACTCCCAGCATGCAACAGGAGACAGCTCTGAAGAACTCGAAGCTTATCAACAGTCTCTACCTGGACAATACTAACTGCCACCCCAAGATTATCATACCATCCAGGCAAAACGCCACTGAACAGATCAAAGAGGTGATCAAAGCACACCCCCATCACCTGGTTAAGATTG GTACCTACAGTTTAGGAAAAGAGTCACTCTTGGTGGAACTGGCCCAAGAATTTCACACCTGGATTGTAGTAAGTCCTCAGAAGCTGGAACTTATGAAACTGCTGGAGATGGAGGATGTATTCACATCTGAGAAAGGGGCTGGTTGGATTCATGCTGTGGATTTTTCAGAAATCCGTCAAGCAACTATGATCAGCTGGAACCAGAGTCATCCCACCATAGCTATTCTCCCTACAAGCCGGCCAGTGAAGATCAACCACCCTGATGTCCACGTTGTTCCCTACTCAGACCACTCATCTTTCCAAGAGTTACTAGAGTTTGTAGCTTGGATAAAGCCTTGCTCCATAATCCCAGTGGTAAAGCAAGAAGTTTGTCAGATATATTTTCAACAATATTTAAGATCTAAAAGTTACTCAGTTCTGGAGTCCAAAGTCCCCTATTCAGTGAAAAGATTCATGCAGAAGCAAAACCACAATAATTGGGAAAGACCCTCAAAGCTACTGAAACTGACTACCTGTCACCATGTGCCCAGAGGGGTTTGGTTTGACTCCCCAGAAAAATGTACCAGTGAGAGTGAAAATGACTGTGATGCAGAGGTTTCCCAGCAAAGCTGCCCAGAACCCACGGAGAAATCTAAAGATGAATGTGTTGGGAAAGAGATGAAAGAAATAATGGGAGAGCCAAAAAATCTCGAGAGCCAGAGAGCAATAAAATCTGAATCTATGACATCTTCAAAGCATGAGCTGAAAGGCAGTGTTGTCAATCAGTGTCAGACTATGACATTAACAAACACTCACTGGTATGAGAGGGATGCAAGGTCCATATCAAAAAGATCTCCATGTTCCTCTGCAAAGAGTGACTGTCTGGGTCAATTGGCCTTGGAGAACCATGCCCCCTCAACATCAACACATGCTGTTCAGACTGATACAGATGACACATCTGCCTCTCCAGCGGACGTAACATTCCAGCTTGTCGGTGAACAGACTTCCCAAGGCCTTCTTCAGGAATATGACTTGTCTCCACTCAGTACCCCAAAGCAATGGTCTCTTCAAAACTTTGATTGGCAAGTAGAAAAGTACTTAAAGAGAGGGAAAGGACCCAAATGCATGGAGGAAGGAGCAGGGCAGATTTGTACTTGGGAAAAAGGTAAAAGTGAAACCCTGAAGCAAGTGTCACAGCAGGTATCCATGGAATGA
- the DCLRE1B gene encoding 5' exonuclease Apollo isoform X2 codes for MALDEVGRETMTVTLIDANHCPGSVMFLFEGYFGAILYTGDFRYTPSMQQETALKNSKLINSLYLDNTNCHPKIIIPSRQNATEQIKEVIKAHPHHLVKIGTYSLGKESLLVELAQEFHTWIVVSPQKLELMKLLEMEDVFTSEKGAGWIHAVDFSEIRQATMISWNQSHPTIAILPTSRPVKINHPDVHVVPYSDHSSFQELLEFVAWIKPCSIIPVVKQEVCQIYFQQYLRSKSYSVLESKVPYSVKRFMQKQNHNNWERPSKLLKLTTCHHVPRGVWFDSPEKCTSESENDCDAEVSQQSCPEPTEKSKDECVGKEMKEIMGEPKNLESQRAIKSESMTSSKHELKGSVVNQCQTMTLTNTHWYERDARSISKRSPCSSAKSDCLGQLALENHAPSTSTHAVQTDTDDTSASPADVTFQLVGEQTSQGLLQEYDLSPLSTPKQWSLQNFDWQVEKYLKRGKGPKCMEEGAGQICTWEKGKSETLKQVSQQVSME; via the exons ATGGCCTTGGATGAAGTGGGCAGGGAGACCATGACAGTGACCTTGATAGATGCTAACCACTGTCCTGGTTCTGTCATGTTCCTCTTTGAAGGTTACTTTGGTGCCATCCTCTACACAG GTGATTTCCGTTACACTCCCAGCATGCAACAGGAGACAGCTCTGAAGAACTCGAAGCTTATCAACAGTCTCTACCTGGACAATACTAACTGCCACCCCAAGATTATCATACCATCCAGGCAAAACGCCACTGAACAGATCAAAGAGGTGATCAAAGCACACCCCCATCACCTGGTTAAGATTG GTACCTACAGTTTAGGAAAAGAGTCACTCTTGGTGGAACTGGCCCAAGAATTTCACACCTGGATTGTAGTAAGTCCTCAGAAGCTGGAACTTATGAAACTGCTGGAGATGGAGGATGTATTCACATCTGAGAAAGGGGCTGGTTGGATTCATGCTGTGGATTTTTCAGAAATCCGTCAAGCAACTATGATCAGCTGGAACCAGAGTCATCCCACCATAGCTATTCTCCCTACAAGCCGGCCAGTGAAGATCAACCACCCTGATGTCCACGTTGTTCCCTACTCAGACCACTCATCTTTCCAAGAGTTACTAGAGTTTGTAGCTTGGATAAAGCCTTGCTCCATAATCCCAGTGGTAAAGCAAGAAGTTTGTCAGATATATTTTCAACAATATTTAAGATCTAAAAGTTACTCAGTTCTGGAGTCCAAAGTCCCCTATTCAGTGAAAAGATTCATGCAGAAGCAAAACCACAATAATTGGGAAAGACCCTCAAAGCTACTGAAACTGACTACCTGTCACCATGTGCCCAGAGGGGTTTGGTTTGACTCCCCAGAAAAATGTACCAGTGAGAGTGAAAATGACTGTGATGCAGAGGTTTCCCAGCAAAGCTGCCCAGAACCCACGGAGAAATCTAAAGATGAATGTGTTGGGAAAGAGATGAAAGAAATAATGGGAGAGCCAAAAAATCTCGAGAGCCAGAGAGCAATAAAATCTGAATCTATGACATCTTCAAAGCATGAGCTGAAAGGCAGTGTTGTCAATCAGTGTCAGACTATGACATTAACAAACACTCACTGGTATGAGAGGGATGCAAGGTCCATATCAAAAAGATCTCCATGTTCCTCTGCAAAGAGTGACTGTCTGGGTCAATTGGCCTTGGAGAACCATGCCCCCTCAACATCAACACATGCTGTTCAGACTGATACAGATGACACATCTGCCTCTCCAGCGGACGTAACATTCCAGCTTGTCGGTGAACAGACTTCCCAAGGCCTTCTTCAGGAATATGACTTGTCTCCACTCAGTACCCCAAAGCAATGGTCTCTTCAAAACTTTGATTGGCAAGTAGAAAAGTACTTAAAGAGAGGGAAAGGACCCAAATGCATGGAGGAAGGAGCAGGGCAGATTTGTACTTGGGAAAAAGGTAAAAGTGAAACCCTGAAGCAAGTGTCACAGCAGGTATCCATGGAATGA